A genomic stretch from Chelmon rostratus isolate fCheRos1 chromosome 14, fCheRos1.pri, whole genome shotgun sequence includes:
- the banf1 gene encoding barrier-to-autointegration factor: MSSTSQKHKDFVAEPMGEKSVMALAGIGEVLGKRLEEKGFDKAYVVLGQFLVLKKDEELFRDWLKDTCGANVKQQGDCYGCLKEWCDAFL, translated from the exons ATGTCGTCGACATCCCAAAAACATAAAGATTTTGTGGCCGAGCCCATGGGTGAGAAGTCTGTCATGGCTCTTGCTGGCATTGGAGAGGTCCTTGGCAAAAGACTGGAAGAGAAAGGTTTTGACAag GCGTATGTTGTCCTCGGGCAGTTTCTGGTGCTAAAGAAAGATGAGGAGCTTTTCCGGGACTGGCTGAAGGACACATGCGGGGCAAATGTCAAACAACAAGGTGACTGCTATGGCTGTCTTAAAGAATGGTGTGATGCCTTCCTATAA
- the prdx5 gene encoding peroxiredoxin-5, mitochondrial encodes MLSVTAAVIKSTRAIQCVRLLHTSPIAKMPIQVGEHLPAVEVQEGEPGNKVAMDQLFKGKKGVLFAVPGAFTPGCSKTHLPGFVQQAADLKSKGIQEVACVSVNDAFVMAAWGKEHGTDGKVRMLADPTGAFTKAVDLLLDSDQIVQVLGNKRSKRYAMLVEDGVVKKINVEPDGTGLTCSLASNILSDL; translated from the exons ATGCTTTCTGTTACAGCCGCTGTGATCAAGAGCACCCGTGCTATCCAGTGTGTCAGGCTCCTACATACTTCTCCTATTGCCAAGATGCCGATTCAG GTTGGTGAACATCTCCCTGCAGTGGAGGTCCAGGAGGGGGAGCCAGGAAATAAGGTGGCTATGGATCAGCTCTTCAAGGGGAAGAAGGGAGTCCTCTTTGCTGTACCTGGAGCTTTTACCCCTGGTTGTTCCAAG ACTCACCTCCCAGGTTTTGTGCAGCAGGCCGCGGACCTGAAGAGTAAAGGTATACAGGAGGTcgcttgtgtttctgtcaatGATGCATTTGTCATGGCCGCCTGGGGAAAGGAGCATGGAACAGATGGCAAG GTTCGAATGCTGGCTGATCCCACTGGAGCTTTTACAAAG GCTGTTGACCTTTTACTTGACAGTGATCAGATTGTGCAGGTACTTGGGAACAAGCGATCCAAGAG aTATGCTATGTTGGTGGAAGATGGAGTTGTGAAGAAGATCAACGTGGAGCCCGATGGCACCGGGCTGACCTGCAGCCTGGCTTCCAATATTCTGTCTGATCTGTAG
- the esrra gene encoding steroid hormone receptor ERR1 gives MSSRERRSDVYIKAEPSSPEGGGGGRTSPGGASSDSSQSGGGGTRGDGTKRYSPPLYTPALRCHFKDEGGDGAEEGSTGNGAGRCKYALSTLPKRLCLVCGDVASGYHYGVASCEACKAFFKRTIQGNIEYSCPASNECEITKRRRKACQACRFTKCLKVGMLKEGVRLDRVRGGRQKYKRRPEVENATYQSAPLPLTKESEKGSSNIIVSHLLVAEPEKLFAMPDPLQPDTAQRTLTTLCDLADRELVVIIGWAKHIPGFLSLSLADQMSVLQSVWLEVLVLGVAYRSLGCEDEVVFAEDFVLDEEMSRVAGLTELNAAISQLARRFRALNVDREEFVMLKAIALTNSDSVYIEDMEAVQKLRDLLHQALLELECQRRPDDPQRAGRLLLTLPLLRQTAGRALTTFYSIKTRGGVPMHKLFLEMLEAMMDSP, from the exons ATGTCTTCCAGGGAGCGTCGGTCAGATGTCTACATTAAGGCCGAACCCAGCAGTCcagagggaggtgggggaggtCGGACCAGCCCCGGTGGGGCCTCCTCAGACTCCTCTCagagtggaggtggaggaaccAGAGGAGATGGCACTAAGCGTTACTCCCCGCCACTGTACACACCAGCTCTGCGTTGCCACTTCAAAGATGAGGGTGGTGATGGGGCAGAGGAGGGCTCCACTGGAAACGGAGCCGGGCGATGCAAGTACGCCCTGAGCACACTTCCCAAGAGGCTGTGTTTAGTATGCGGGGACGTGGCCTCAGGTTACCATTACGGCGTGGCATCATGTGAGGCCTGCAAAGCATTCTTCAAGAGAACCATCCAag GCAACATTGAATACAGCTGTCCAGCATCGAATGAGTGTGAGATTACCAAGAGGCGCAGAAAGGCTTGTCAGGCATGCCGCTTCACAAAGTGCCTCAAAGTAGGCATGCTGAAAGAGG GAGTTCGTCTTGACAGGGTCAGAGGTGGAAGGCAGAAGTACAAAAGGCGGCCAGAAGTGGAGAATGCAACATACCAGAGTGCCCCTCTACCACTGACAAAGGAGAGTGAAAAAG GTTCCTCCAACATCATTGTGTCCCACCTTCTCGTGGCAGAGCCAGAAAAGTTATTTGCCATGCCTGACCCTCTGCAGCCCGACACAGCCCAGCGCACGCTCACCACCCTTTGTGACCTTGCTGACCGCGAACTGGTCGTCATCATTGGTTGGGCCAAACACATTCCTG GCTTCCTGTCACTGTCCCTAGCAGACCAGATGTCCGTGCTGCAGTCAGTGTGGCTGGAGGTGCTGGTGCTGGGTGTAGCGTACCGCTCGCTCGGCTGCGAGGACGAGGTGGTGTTCGCAGAGGATTTTGTCCTTGATGAGGAAATGTCACGTGTTGCTGGACTGACAGAGCTAAATGCAGCAATTAGTCAACTTGCTCGCCGTTTCCGTGCACTAAATGTGGACCGGGAGGAATTTGTCATGCTAAAAGCCATCGCACTCACTAACTCAG ACTCTGTTTACATCGAGGACATGGAGGCTGTGCAGAAGCTGCGGGACCTCCTCCACCAGGCCCTGCTGGAGCTGGAATGTCAGCGGCGCCCAGACGACCCCCAGCGGGCAGGCCGTCTTCTTTTAACTTTGCCTCTCCTCCGACAAACTGCTGGTCGTGCTCTGACCACCTTCTACAGCATCAAGACCCGTGGTGGTGTACCCATGCACAAACTATTCCTGGAGATGCTGGAAGCCATGATGGACTCTCCCtag
- the LOC121617524 gene encoding potassium channel subfamily K member 4, whose protein sequence is MRCSTVLCILTLVLLYLVLGAVVFRALEAPQEEGKHMQLQDTRRDFLLNFTCISPDNLQDLIEEVVEAVGAGVDPSSNVTFVSQWDLASAFFFSGTIITTIGFGNISPKTEGGQLFCIFYALVGIPMFGILLAGVGDHLGTGLRKTVAKIETLFLKWRVSPTIVRVISAVLSILLGCLLFVAVPILVFQEVEKWTLLEAAYFVVITLTTVGFGDYVAGNSGNEGSDHWYKPLVWFWILLGLAYFASILTMIGNWLRVLSKKTRAEMEELRAHATDWTQNIQNMSVDFRIAGKIDDPFKRRRRKRRHGPHSHGHSVSATGDPEGKEERRDNQTESGSYSSSSSSSNESGSESETDSQATQTDRVPEEKNAEPENETLPDPHLSQPLDYFGENLAFIDESSDAQSGKLHLDPLLDTSQPNSARSRHPKRRRHRRPVPLRSPKINRSNHVKKEPNGNPKPVPGLPQ, encoded by the exons ATGCGCTGCTCCACCGTCCTCTGCATCCTCACGCTGGTGCTTCTCTACTTGGTGCTGGGAGCTGTGGTGTTCCGCGCCTTGGAGGCTCCACAAGAGGAGGGCAAGcacatgcagctgcaggacaCCCGGCGGGACTTCTTGTTGAACTTCACATGCATTAGTCCCGACAACCTACAGGACCTCATAGAG GAAGTCGTGGAGGCCGTCGGTGCAGGAGTGGATCCCAGCAGCAACGTCACCTTTGTCAGCCAATGGGATCTGGCcagtgccttttttttctcagggaCAATCATCACAACCATTG GTTTTGGAAACATCTCCCCCAAGACAGAAGGAGGGCAGCTGTTCTGCATTTTCTACGCGCTGGTGGGAATCCCGATGTTTGGTATCTTGCTTGCTGGAGTCGGAGACCATCTGGGTACTGGGCTGAGGAAAACCGTTGCCAAAATAGAGACTCTCTTCCTG AAATGGCGAGTTAGTCCAACCATTGTGAGGGTGATCTCAGCCGTCCTGTCCATCCTGCTGGGTTGCCTGCTCTTTGTTGCAGTGCCTATCCTGGTTTtccaggaggtggagaagtGGACTCTTCTGGAGGCGGCCTACTTTGTAGTTATCACCCTGACGACAGTGGGATTTGGTGACTATGTTGCAG GGAATTCTGGAAACGAGGGGAGTGACCACTGGTATAAGCCTTTGGTGTGGTTCTGGATCTTGCTGGGTCTTGCCTACTTTGCATCTATCCTGACAATGATTGGTAACTGGCTTCGGGTTCTGTCTAAGAAGACCAGAGCTGAG ATGGAGGAACTTCGAGCCCACGCCACTGACTGGACTCAGAACATCCAAAATATGTCGGTGGATTTTCGCATTGCGGGAAAAATCGATGACCCCTTCAAGCGGCGTCGGCGAAAGCGCCGCCATGGCCCTCACAGCCATGGTCACAGTGTGTCAGCTACTGGGGACCCTGAGGGGAAAGAAGAGCGGCGTGACAATCAGACAGAGTCCGGatcctactcctcctcctcctcctcctcgaaCGAGTCAGGGTCTGAATCAGAAACAGACTCTCAGGCCACTCAGACGGACCGAGTCCCCGAAGAAAAAAACGCAGAGCCTGAAAACGAGACTCTTCCGGACCCCCACCTGTCACAGCCTCTGGACTACTTTGGGGAGAACCTTGCGTTTATTGATGAGTCTTCAGATGCTCAGAGTGGTAAACTACATTTGGATCCTCTGCTGGATACATCACAACCAAACTCTGCACGCTCTCGTCACCCCAAGAGGAGACGCCACAGGAGACCTGTTCCACTGAGAAGCCCCAAAATCAACCGCTCCAACCACGTCAAGAAGGAGCCCAATGGAAACCCAAAACCAGTTCCAGGTCTACCACAATGA